tctcacttgttaatgtggcaaagaGCAGAATGCAATAGTTGAGGTCTGATGGTTGGGATAAATTTCATAAGACggtcacttctttttgtattACACATGGTGTCGAAGTTCCTGCTATGGATGATGCTTATGTGCCCTTATGGAAAATTAGCAAGGTATGCCCGTGCCCGAAACCAAAAAATGGTGACCATTTTAGAAGAGAAGTGTAcattggtgtcattgatcaaattAGTCAAGAGCTTCATAATCGGTTTGATGAGATCAACATGGAGCTACTCTCTTGTATGTCAGCCTTTAGTCCTTCCAAGTCCTTTGCTTCATTTGATGCACAGAAGCTGCATAGATTGGCTGAATTTTATCCTAATGACTTCTCCAACAACAATTTGGTACAACTAGAATTACAACttgataattatattgatgacgTGAAACGAACTGAATGCTTCCAAGGTCTagacaatattgttgatctctcagttaagcttgttgaTACAAATAGGCACAAAGTGTATGATATGGTGTACTCGCTTCTCAAATTGGTATTGCTTTTACCGGTGGCAACTGCGAGCattgaaagggtattttctgcatTGGTTATAGTTAAAACAAAATCAAGGAATAAGCTAGGTGATATTGTTCTGGATAATTGTCTACAAACATTTATTGAGTGGGATATTTTCTTtcaagttgatgaagatgatataattgAGACATTCATGTCATTGAGAAAGCGACGGATCAACAAGTAATATTGTAATATCTTATATGGCTATATTTTAAAGTATTTTGTATTTCATTTGAACAATTTATATGGTTTTAGAATATGGTTTTACCGAATGAGAATATGGTTTTACCAAATTATATATGGTTTTCCGAATTGCATAAGAAATTTTTTTGCTGCGCATACCCAgaggtaaaaacctaggtccgtcaCTGAGGGAAGGGAATGGAAGAGGCGGGACAAGAAGGAGAGCAGGAGGATCTACTGATATGACAGGGAGGATGACGACGACAggcacaagaagaggaagaaggggaaACACAGCGACAGGGGCAAAGTCAAAGGTTGGTCTCCTAAGTCGTTACAGCTTCCGGTTCTTTGGTTTCATCAGTATTTAAAGGATGCTAAAATCATTACAGCTTCAGTTCTCATTTTCTGAAACATTATATACTTAGTTTTGCTAATATAAGTGATTCTGAGCTGCAGCATATTAACTGAATTTCTGCTAGCTCCATGTACCTATCCAGTCCTTATCCTGAGTTCCTGAGTAGTCCTGTTATTTGTAATTGTATGTTTTTTCTAAAATTTGCTTCTTAATTACATTGCAACTAATGGCAAAGTAAATCATTGTAGACCCTAACCACTTAGTTGTTTTATCTGGCAGAAATTTGTTGATAGCTCCAAGTTCAAAAGATAAAAGGATTTTGTCTGTCATGCTTGGTTTCCTGCCCTGTTGAGCCACAGGGTTTCTTTTTTTGTAATGCTAACAGAATTGGCTAGCATTTGTTTTGCTTCCAAAAATTGGCAtgactctaaaaattttggcTGCGCCAATGTATTTGCACGACTGATTTGATATTATTCTCTAGACAGAATTGGGGGATTGGGGTGAGTTCAAGTTTCTCTTTGTCTGTGTAGGACAATGATTTGCTGCATGATATCTTTGACATCAAAATTGATCAGACTGAAAATATGTCAACCACTAAAAAGGTATGCTTTTCACAGCTTGGATGGCCTTGCCTTCTGCATATAGTTTGTGGAATCTAACATGTCAACGACTTATGACATTAAGtgattttcatatttctgtttggTAATCTTGCGGCTCTAGCTGCCCCTCGGTGTAGAATAGCATATATTCTATAATTATTGCTGAAACATTTTTTGTTGGAGTATTATCAAGACAAGTGCTTTGCAAAACTGTGGATATAAGAACCAATCAGATAAAGTTCAGTTACAGATTAAATAATTGCTCATTCGTTCCAACAGACACTCTAGCACCAATCAGATAGAGTTCTAGTGATATTGTTGCTTGTCTGCAGTTTTTCCATTCGAGGCTGTGCATGCATATAAATCCATGGCCAAGCACATGATGGTAGAATAAGGACATGGACCTGAACATGCATCCAACCATGGTAAAGATGCATGGTGTTTTCTACAGTTCTAATTAAGCTACAGTTCTAAATTATTAGACATGATACCAACTGTGGCAAgctttgccctgttcgcttggctaataagccatggTTAAAAGTACTGTTaggtgatttgttgtgagagaaaaataatattcgttagatgaaaaagtatggcttataagccaaacgaacagggcgcttGTTTTTGGCGGCCGTGAAGTGCTCGAGGTTTCAGTAGTCTCACCGAGACACTGTCCAAGGAAACGCTTTAAAGAGGCTACGCATAACTGGCAATTTTGTGAAGTAAATCCAGCATTTGACCCATTTGCTTTAAATAAAAGTGTGCAGCTCTTGTGTTTGTCCATGTGTCAGTTCTAATCTACTCATGTACCCTTTTCTGGTGGAGTTAGAGAACAGCAAGTTCACTTTACTCCTCAACCAAACCAAGTAAGAAACCTCTTAATTTTCTCACTTTTGAGAGTTTCTTACTAAACAAAAGTAGGTGAATTATGAGTTAGTCATGGCATTTGATATTTGAGATCTAAATCTGTTTGTGTTTATATTGATCTGCAAATTTTTCACTTGAGCATTATGATATTCTGCATTGAGATAGTTCATTGCCAACTTATATCCTTCACTGCCCTTTCTCTTGGGTAAGTATTTTTTTCCTCTTGTAACTGATTGGTTGCGATAATTTCTGTTCATTTTTCAGCTTACCGAATGTAACACCTCAGAAGGAAAAAACAACAACCTTCCAGAGTATTACCATACTACACTATAACAAGAACACATTATCAGAGAACGCGGAAGCATCAACGATCATCTAGTTTGAACATTAATTTAAGTCTTCTACGATAacataacaaagacatcttcaaAAACAACCAGCAAACATCATGTCACTACAAGAAATGTGTGGCTTTTTGACATTTTAATATGTCATAATATATGGAATTTACATCATAATTTAAGATTTGTGACATCTAGTTGACGAAAATCCAAACGTCAAAAAGCCACCGTCACAAATTTATTATGTGACGTTTATATATCTAACGTCACAAGTTTTGACATTAGTGTATTGTCACAAAACCTTGCCTCATGCCATGTAGGCATGTGATGTGGCGCTGAGTTGGCAGATCAATAAATGTCATAAAATTGAAATATGGCCTGTTAAGGCCCACGTGGTTGGTAGACTTATAAGAGACCCAAAACATTGTTTGGCATGTTTTTTACATAGCAGCCCATTTATTTGTAGTCTTTCAGCCTGGTTAGCTTTCTCAAATTTTATTTTTGGCCCGCTTCGCAGCCCACAATAATTTTTTTGCGACCCAATTTTAATGCCAACCGGTGCAAATTTTCTCCGGCCCATCAGCATAATAGGCCACGCAACCAGAATTTTAATTTCGTACAGCCCATCAAAACAGCCCAAACATAATAGATCAAAGCAGCCCATGTAACCCATACCGAGTAGAAGCCCACATAATATATTTAATCAACCATTCAAAATACATTATAAAATATCCACTTAAATTATCCGATTCAATGTATCGGCATCATAATGATATATATTTCCAATAATAAATGAATTTTGTCAGAAAAAATCTACAAATTGACAAAACAGCTTATTTTAGTTCAATAAGCATTCCGTAAAAATTTCAAACAATTTTGACAAAGTGAAACTATATACATCCTTCATAAATAGATACATCTCTCACTTAGCCATGCAACTATGTGAGAGATGtatagatttgtgaacaatatgcAGTAACGCTTTGCTAAAATGAATTGATTTTTTTAAGGAATGATCATACACCAAAACCATGCTTTTCACGCAAGTTTGTAGAATTTTCTAACCAAATTTAGATATTATTACAACTATTGCATGGTAAATCCACAATATAATTGTAATAATATCTAAATTTGGTCAGCAAAATCTATAaattttgtattggtcatttctcctTCCAACATTGTTTGAATGGTTCACAAAAATGGATGCGCCATTTCATGGAACCCGGACTACAACTCCTATGTTTCATAGAACCATGCATATATAATTATTGTAGATGGACAATGAAAAAAGAAACATGCATATATAATTATTGTAGATGGACAATGAAAAAAGATCATCCAATTTAGAGTTTGTATGGTTGTAATAAACAATTTTGAAGCTTCATCCACAGATTAAAAGTTAGAAATCTTGTTTATTGATTTATCTAGTATTTTATTATATTTTACTCTAGAAATTCTGTAATGTTGATTGTTTATAAATATGGGCTGGTCACAGCAATTGAACAAAAACTAGTCGTGGTCTAATGGTATGGTGCTTAGAGGCCTACAGTGAGGTACCAGGTTCCATTCCTGGTTGCTGTAGTTTTTTTGTTAAAAAAGCTGTTGGTGGGTCCTGAGTCCCCTACGTGATGGGCCGAATCCTAGGTTCGAGCGGTACGTCCTCTGGGCGCTGAGTGGGAAGTCAATTTGCTGCTGTAGTTACTTTATAAATCTATGGATGGATATTTGATTACCAAAACCATCACAGCGTAGTGGTGAGCCTGTTGCTTTTTATCTGTTTTGTCCCAGGTTTGAGCGCCCCTAGCAGCAACTCATTTTTTGGGTAATTTCTGTGCTCACGCTTGACTCTTTGCAAATGGGCTGGCACTCAGGATTCTCATGCTtgcccctcaaaaaaaaaaaaaagattcacaTGCTTGCTGGGCCTCTTAGGACGCACACCTCGATGGGCTCTCAGGCTGTGCAGTCGCGCACGCGACTACGCGAGAGAGCGTCAGGCGCAGGGAGGATACAACGAGTGTCGGGCGTTCAGGATGGTATGTGTGTGTTTaaatttgttttctttttcttttcttttctttctttatatATATGAATGTATGTCTCTATTAATTTTTATCTCTCCACTTCACTTTTCTACATAACCTTTTCATATTACCAACCTATTAGTTTGAGTTTAGAAATGAATAATTACACACATGATAAGAAAAACACTCAATGTTtctttaattatttttttaaacaATGGATGCATACATTTTTTATTGCGACCGACTATAAGTCTTAAACGACCAATCGCCGATGCTTTGATATTTTTAGCGACCCCTCTTCACATCACATGATTGCATGTTTTGTTTGTGGTTTTTTTGATGTAGTGATTAGGCTATATTAACAACGTGGGCTGTGTAACATAGATAACATGAGATGAAATATATTGGGAAAACAATGAAAATAAAAAAGTATCTGGACCAATCCGACCACACAGCTGTTGAACATGCCAACATGGAGAACAACATGTAAACAAAtcaatattttatttttttgacgcACAAACTCTATCATAGATTGATGGAATTTGTAAATTAGCCTTTGTGACATAGAAAATTCCTCTGTGACGTCACAAATATTGTCATTGGATGGAATGGAACTAGTTGTATGACATTTTTTGTGACATCCAACCTTTTATTGTCACCTAAGTCAAATTGCCTAAAACATAATGTCATAAAACCGAATGATATAATGACATTATCACCTATTGTCATACCAAATACGTCAAAAAACCACACATCTCTTGTAGTGTGTGTTTATTACAATGTAAGAAAAGACTCAGACAACTAATTAATTTATTGTAACAAATATGTTTGTTTGAAGTATATGTCAATAAGTGTGCACTCGTGCTACTACTCCCATCCCACCAATCATCCTTGAGCTCTGGTACCTAAGATGGGGGAACAAGCGTACGAGGTTTATGGAAAATCTCAGCAAGCAAACTGCCTTAATGGAGCTATTTAAATCACCGATTGTTTAAGCATCAAATTTAAATAGCATAATAAAAGATACATAAATTACTTCATACAAATATATTTATACTTCAAAGTGCAAATGCAAATGTTCCAATGCAATGCACATGCGaatgatgcaatgcaatgcatggCTTTACTTCAACCCACACGTCCCAAGGAGAGGGAGTGAGGGCTGCAACCACATTGCTCATTAACGTGCGTTGCTGCAACCACATTGCTCAACAACGTGCGTTGCTGTATAGGTATTTACCGCACCAATTTGGCTACAGTTTCTTCGAAGCATATCAATGAGAAGAGTGCAAATGCAAAAGTTGTCATGTATCCACTTTGGCCACTCCTCACTGCTGGCCATGGTGGTCACTGCGCGGGCTGTTCCCCAGCCGTGTAAAGGGCCTAGGCATGATCGCCATCACCCGCGCGTCATCCCCATGCCCTCGGTTCgtcgaaccgtggcccgtagggcTCTTTTTCGCTCGCACCGGCAAGGGGTCACTACCGGCCTTGGCCGCGCCACCGTGCCGGTCAGTGTTCCGGCCGGCTGGCACCTCTTTCCCTCGCTGATCTAATCTGGGCCGCTCATCTTAGATCCAATGGCCCAGGATGGTCGGTACCCCTTCGTCGGTCAATTTTTGTAAAGTGTCCCTCGGCTTTTTCATAATCAGAACCGCAGTCCCTTTGTGGAATCCCAGATTGCGTTTTCCCTTTTTGAAAGCATAATCCACCTATTTTGAGATCTATAGTGCGCCTTCTCCatttcaaaagtgtatttatGGTTCAGTTTAATTACATATTTGCCCCTGAACTTGTTTTGTTCATAAAAATTATGTTTTCGGTCCGATTTGAtgcgttcaagttgtgttaggtttgtaattaagtaatctacatgtttatggtactgttaatcatgttttccacttttaaaattcatggttGGATTCAATCTATTAAACTACtttaggaaatcttgtttaactcataacTATCACGTTTTAGATCTGATTTTCGTGATAtccacgtctgtgtgttcatatcAAGACGTAGATTTATTTTATAAACCCTTTATTTTGTTTTAtcgctgttggtgtactgttataATCTGTagtctttgtttgctatgcatgattgctcgtggatgcttgtatgttgatgTGATGATCGAGTATAGATGGTTAGCagttcgtgggtgatcaagagtactactttgacgaccAGGACCAGCAGGGAAACTTTGAGCAAGCCAAGTATAGCATGGAATCTCcttgtcctattcaccatttaattaattagtcatgtgcatgtgtctaatttgatactCGTAAGGATCTCCTAAatattgttaccttgtaccttgatttcTGATGGGTTATACCTGCATATgagtagtttgctagcgctcaaattAACTATACATGATTTAAATGATGATTAATGGTACTATGGAACGGATTGTAAAATTTGCTCTTAACAACTGGATGATAGGGCGAAAGAGCAATTTGCTTTTGTACAAGATGCTCTTGGccctctctaaggacttatcttggcaaaagctgggacatACAGTATAACCGGGGGTGCCACATGGCCCTGGCTTTAGCTCTGtagtaggaccttttctagcttcttaGTAGTTACCCAAATGGGTGCAAATGGGGCTTGTCGAGCtgagtatagtgcggcctctatccatATGTGTATAGCCTACGCGGAATGTGCCATTCAAAAGAGGGGCTCTATATTCCcttgccaaggaaacctagcggctactaacttgttagagaaacctttgaaaggctttatagtgaaccctgccgaccttcctaggTAGTATGAGCTATACGCGCGTACTCAACATATGACACAACGCGCGTGTGTGATGACTCATCACACAGACGCGCGTACCCTCGGTACAAACGTGTTTTGGTTACACGCATCTGTAGTATGAGCTTATTACAGATGCGCTTTTAACACGTTTGTAATAAGACCTTATTACAGACGCATTATGTGTTTGTGATGTTGTTTTTTACATAGTGTATTACATTGATACACTGATACAATTGTCAAAGTTCTTCAACTTCAATTCCACACACTGTTTTCTTTCTCAACTTCATGTGATCTGACAATGAAACAGGTTCGCGTAGGTCTTAAGTACGCTACCAAGCATATATACTACTACTCCAGTTCCAAAGTTATAAAACATTTTCACTTTCTCTACTATAGATTTCAACTATATATAGAGACAGTTGGAATGCATCTATAGAGATGGTGTAGCTTTCACCCTAGAGTATTCAAGAGCATTGATTATTTCCATGAGTAATGTAAGGGAACTAACAAAGAATCAGGTTCATCCAAAGATGACACAAGGGTAAATTGTAGTTTGGGTAGGGCAGATTTCTAAAGATGACACAAGATGCAAAGATTGTTCAGTTTGGGCCACTAGATGCCGCTTAGCAATGGAAGGTGATAAGAAGGGTGCTAAATCGCAAAGCAAGGGTGGACCTACATTTTAAGAACATGCCCAAACGTAATCAGACAGGGCTATCACTACCTAGTAACTTCCACAAGACAAACTATGGGGCAAGCCACAAACACTAGTAAGTGTATAGCCAACACACCACATCTATGCTATATCTTACTACCTATAATCCAAATTCTAATGATATTGATTAGAGCACTCAGGTGTGAGTGGTGAACTCATGAACAAATAGAGTACACTTACAAAATCTAGAGATCAATTACTATAAAGAATCTCCAATGATCACCTGAAGCAGGGGTCATCCCACTACAAGAAATATGGGGTTATATGACTTTTGATTTATGTCATAATAATTGGAATATATGTCAGATATCAACATTTGTGACAACTACATGACAATAGACCTGGTGTCACTATTCATGTGACTTAAATGGTGGCTTTTGACATTTATGTGTTCATGTATAAATTTATGACATTTGATTCAACATCACCAAGATTTATGATATTTGTTTTTATGTCACAATTTTGTGTACTATGCCACCTAAGCAAATGCCATGCTTGATAAAATATGCCATAAATACTTTATATATATACttggtcaaatttaaaaaaattggcTCCTAAAAAGGTGATAGTTGTATTTATTTTGGGACAAAGGGAGTATGTTTATTCAGAACAATCCATAAACTTAGCACACTTTTAGTTGTTGTAAAGAAGTGGCATAACAATattcatatcaaatcatataaTTTGACATCTACCTATAGCAATGCACTAGAATATTAGATAGTATATTTTAAGTGTGATTGTGTTTAAGtgaacatcatgaacttcctccaCTATGCCATGTGTCAAATTTGACCAAGTATATATAAAAAGTATATATGCCATGTGTCTTGTTGTGTagactctatatgctttgcttgaggTGGAGCAACCAAGTAGAtgcccttcatcacatttcttctcaaacttgctcaactGAGTGCCCTTCTTGAGAGTATGACATTTGCTACTAAACACCCTAAAGTATGCAGTGTTGGGATTTCTTCCAATCAACAACTAATAAGGGGTTTTCTTCAAGAGACTATGACAATAGAGCCTATTTGATGCATGACAAGCTGTGTTGATTGCCTCCCCCCAAAATGTatcactcacattgtactcacatAGCAttgaccttgccatatcaatgggGGTCCTATTCTACATCTTAACAAgggcatttgattgtggagtgtacatggccgaaaactcatgcttggtgcctagatcaccacacaactcatcaaccattgtgttcttaaactcacttccattgtcactccTTACTTCTTTGATCTTCAATTCAAACTCATTCTCACTTCTCCTGATGAAATTCTTGAATATGTTGAAGACTTCACTCTCGACatcaagaaagaatacccatgagATCCTTGTAAAGTCATCAACTAATAGAAATCCATACTTGTTCAGCCAATGCtatgtatgttgttggtccaaataagtccatatacAACGCTTCAATTGTTTGCTTGTGCTCATAATTCTCTTGTTTGGATATGTATTTGGAAATTGCTTTCTGGCTTGAAAAGAACTGCACAATCTATCCTTCTCAAGGTGAACATCTTTCAAGCCCTTGATTAGATCATGCTTGGTCAACTATTCCAATTGCTTCATTCCAACATGTGCCACCCTTCAATGCCATAGCCAACACATGCTTGATTTGGTGAAGAGACATGTTGATAGCTTGGCTTCACTTGATCCAAAGTCCACCAAATACAATATCTCATATCAAAAGCCTTTGAGTATGAGATTTTATCCATCCACACGTACTAACTCCACATTATCAACTCCAAATAAGCATTTGAATCTAGGGTCACACAATTGGGCCACTGATAAGAGATTGAAATTTAGGGTTTCCACTAGCAACACATTTGAGATGGACATCTCATTTGATATTGAAATCCTTCTAAGACTATTGAccatgcctttgccattgtcgccAAATGCGATACTCTCGTAGTAATATTTGGCACTTGTATCAATTGAGTTGAGCATCCTTTGATCTatggtcatatgttgagtacacccactatcaagcacccaatgcattCCTTCAGACATTTAATTTACCAACAAAAAGGAGGTTAATTGTTTTTAGGTACCCAACCTTTCTTTGGTCCTCCAAAGTTAGTGACTAAGCTTTTGGTCACCAAATAGCTTtgttctttgagcccacaataggtGCACCAATGATTTTAGCATGAACACCATTAGCGCCCTTGGAAAGTAAATAGCAGCAATCAAAGTTAATGAAGGATATGGTTGTGTTCTTTTTCTTGAAACTTCACTTGAAATGCCCCACTTGCTTGCATTTATGGCAATAGGTCCCATTACCCCTCACAAATTGACTATTGTGAG
This DNA window, taken from Miscanthus floridulus cultivar M001 chromosome 13, ASM1932011v1, whole genome shotgun sequence, encodes the following:
- the LOC136499697 gene encoding uncharacterized protein, with product MDDAYVPLWKISKVCPCPKPKNGDHFRREVYIGVIDQISQELHNRFDEINMELLSCMSAFSPSKSFASFDAQKLHRLAEFYPNDFSNNNLVQLELQLDNYIDDVKRTECFQGLDNIVDLSVKLVDTNRHKVYDMVYSLLKLVLLLPVATASIERVFSALVIVKTKSRNKLGDIVLDNCLQTFIEWDIFFQVDEDDIIETFMSLRKRRINK